A part of Paenarthrobacter sp. A20 genomic DNA contains:
- a CDS encoding peptidoglycan-binding protein, with the protein MSIRNIKKVFSISARKFKSHIVVLILCCCAAAAGGWAAKAVLQPAPDVNEPTQFTYVEAVSGTVGSTIDVTTLASWVATPVAANRASGVVTEVFVQSQAGDVLGQGSNLYSVNLRPVAIAVGAVPSFRDLQVGDTGGDVGQLEQMLKDRDLFNGAADGRFDDGLTEAVKRWQSSQGIDATGVVRGEDVVFVPALPARIALDTGVIAPGLNVVGGEKAISAFAAQPSFTVRASPAQASLMKPGAVIEIRAPKDGLVWTGVVPASGASSDGQGVNFELSGGAEKTICGLDCSIVPPEGRELPSKLVVVEPTTGLTLPTAAILSQPNGELEVIDREGVHHKVRITMSALGMSIIDGIDPGTSVRVPARSRQGAP; encoded by the coding sequence ATGAGCATTAGGAACATAAAAAAGGTGTTTTCAATCTCTGCTCGGAAATTCAAGAGTCATATTGTCGTCCTCATCTTGTGCTGCTGTGCCGCCGCAGCAGGCGGGTGGGCGGCAAAGGCGGTACTGCAACCGGCTCCTGACGTCAATGAACCAACGCAGTTTACGTACGTTGAGGCCGTATCTGGCACGGTTGGGTCGACCATCGATGTCACGACCTTGGCGTCCTGGGTTGCGACACCGGTAGCCGCGAACCGCGCGTCCGGTGTTGTTACCGAGGTATTCGTCCAATCGCAAGCTGGCGACGTGCTCGGCCAAGGTTCCAATTTGTATAGCGTCAACCTCCGTCCAGTAGCGATCGCAGTCGGCGCCGTTCCTTCCTTCCGAGATCTTCAGGTGGGCGACACGGGCGGGGATGTTGGCCAACTAGAGCAGATGCTGAAGGACAGGGACCTCTTCAATGGGGCGGCTGACGGTCGGTTCGACGACGGCCTCACTGAGGCTGTCAAACGGTGGCAAAGCTCCCAAGGTATTGATGCGACAGGCGTGGTCCGTGGCGAGGATGTCGTATTCGTGCCAGCTCTTCCGGCCCGTATCGCCCTTGACACCGGAGTCATTGCTCCAGGACTAAATGTTGTTGGTGGAGAGAAAGCCATTAGCGCTTTTGCGGCTCAGCCCAGCTTTACCGTCAGAGCATCGCCAGCGCAGGCCTCTTTGATGAAACCCGGGGCCGTCATCGAGATTAGGGCACCCAAAGACGGACTTGTCTGGACGGGAGTAGTCCCGGCTTCGGGCGCCTCAAGTGATGGGCAGGGTGTCAATTTTGAGCTCAGCGGCGGGGCGGAGAAGACCATCTGCGGCTTGGATTGCTCCATCGTTCCGCCTGAAGGCCGTGAGCTTCCGTCCAAATTGGTTGTAGTTGAACCGACGACGGGTCTGACGCTACCAACCGCTGCGATCCTGTCTCAACCCAATGGTGAGCTCGAAGTTATTGATCGGGAAGGCGTTCACCATAAAGTTCGGATCACTATGAGTGCTCTTGGAATGAGCATCATCGACGGGATCGATCCAGGTACGTCGGTGCGAGTCCCTGCGAGGTCACGTCAGGGGGCACCGTGA
- a CDS encoding ABC transporter ATP-binding protein — protein MTAHPLVAANLSFGYTKSDLIIEDWSEQFNAGEMVALAGASGRGKSTLLYLLGLMLGPLSGEIMVFGRNVTRLSDASRAGLRARNYGFVFQDAVLDSSRTVLDNVVETALYSGLKRDLAVARAHDLLRQFGVETRSDHKPGQISGGQAQRIALCRGLMGNPPLLLADEPTGNLDAESSRAVIDALRQRALEGGTVVVATHDPRVMDSCDRVIGL, from the coding sequence GTGACTGCCCATCCGCTGGTGGCTGCCAACCTCAGCTTCGGATACACAAAATCGGATCTGATTATCGAAGATTGGTCGGAACAGTTCAATGCAGGAGAGATGGTTGCCTTGGCGGGGGCTAGCGGACGCGGGAAATCAACGCTGTTGTATTTACTGGGTTTGATGCTGGGGCCTTTGAGCGGCGAAATCATGGTGTTCGGAAGAAATGTAACCAGATTAAGCGACGCGAGTCGTGCCGGCCTGCGTGCCCGCAATTACGGATTTGTTTTTCAAGATGCCGTCCTGGATTCTTCGAGAACAGTTCTCGACAATGTCGTGGAGACTGCCCTGTATAGCGGGCTCAAACGTGATCTCGCTGTTGCCCGTGCTCATGATCTCTTGAGGCAGTTTGGTGTTGAAACCCGTTCCGACCATAAGCCCGGACAGATTTCAGGCGGCCAAGCTCAACGGATTGCGCTCTGCAGGGGACTGATGGGCAATCCCCCTCTTCTGCTTGCCGATGAGCCCACCGGAAATCTGGATGCTGAAAGCTCCCGAGCTGTGATTGATGCTCTGCGCCAACGGGCCTTGGAAGGAGGCACTGTGGTGGTGGCAACCCATGATCCGCGGGTAATGGACAGCTGCGACAGGGTGATTGGACTATGA
- a CDS encoding ABC transporter permease produces MSIIVIAGMCVAVLLTTGRTAGVGQSVLESIDSAGTRSIAIRSDPDSGLNTAILERIKNVEGVEWAGAFSSAFDSRNARVIGGNPVPIRELYTFDPEYLGLEQTWAPAEGAFASSAAIAELGMSYPSGGLYSAGASRSYELVGDIQVPDFLQFLEPLVLVPRSIEGEHEGPNAISLLVVIAERAELVSPIAATLTSLLGITDISKVTLETSEQLASLQSKIHSQLKSYSHELVMGIFFVTVVLVMAVFSTHVMIKRREFGRRRALGATRRFITMLLICQAGIMSLVGAGTGAIVSAGVLHWERAPQPPPDFYLGIVVLAVLVGVIAVVLPAYLASHRDPVRELRVP; encoded by the coding sequence ATGTCGATCATTGTGATAGCGGGCATGTGCGTTGCCGTCCTGCTCACCACAGGCCGAACCGCCGGCGTTGGGCAATCTGTTCTCGAGTCCATCGACTCCGCAGGAACGAGATCAATCGCCATCCGGAGCGACCCAGACTCTGGTCTGAACACGGCCATCTTGGAAAGAATCAAAAATGTCGAAGGTGTGGAGTGGGCAGGAGCCTTCAGCTCGGCTTTCGACTCAAGAAACGCCCGTGTGATTGGCGGCAACCCCGTTCCAATTCGAGAGCTTTACACGTTCGACCCCGAGTATCTGGGTTTGGAACAAACCTGGGCGCCTGCAGAAGGAGCGTTTGCCTCATCTGCTGCAATCGCCGAGCTTGGGATGTCCTACCCGAGTGGCGGTCTATATTCAGCTGGAGCATCTCGGTCGTACGAGCTGGTTGGTGACATCCAGGTGCCGGATTTTCTCCAATTCTTAGAGCCCTTGGTCCTTGTACCACGTTCAATAGAAGGCGAACACGAAGGGCCGAACGCGATCAGTCTTCTAGTAGTAATCGCCGAGCGCGCAGAGCTGGTAAGTCCGATAGCTGCAACACTGACTTCGCTGCTGGGAATCACCGACATCAGCAAGGTCACTCTCGAAACTAGTGAGCAACTGGCATCACTTCAATCGAAAATACATTCTCAACTCAAAAGTTATAGTCATGAACTTGTGATGGGGATCTTCTTTGTCACGGTCGTTCTTGTCATGGCGGTTTTTTCAACCCACGTAATGATTAAGCGAAGAGAGTTCGGTAGGCGACGCGCATTAGGAGCTACGCGCCGTTTCATCACGATGTTACTGATCTGCCAAGCGGGCATCATGAGCTTGGTGGGCGCTGGGACCGGGGCGATAGTTTCGGCAGGTGTTCTTCATTGGGAGAGAGCACCGCAGCCGCCGCCTGACTTCTATTTAGGAATTGTAGTTCTGGCAGTTCTGGTAGGAGTTATAGCTGTGGTGTTGCCTGCATATTTAGCTTCGCATCGGGATCCCGTGCGTGAGTTGCGAGTTCCATAG
- a CDS encoding MarR family winged helix-turn-helix transcriptional regulator, protein MDRDAVDMILEQWNKERPDVDVSSMGVLGRLNRASRLASLDVQKFMNQFGLEPWEFDVLATLRRSAAEAPLTPGRLASLTMIGSAAMTNRVDRLVNRGLVHRETNPENRRQLLISLTPEGLALVDDVVEHHVENQQKMLDGLSKTERTQLANLLRKFLLTNDDGEPS, encoded by the coding sequence ATGGACCGCGACGCAGTGGACATGATTCTTGAGCAGTGGAACAAAGAGCGACCCGACGTGGACGTCAGCTCCATGGGCGTTCTGGGCCGGCTCAACAGGGCGAGTCGCCTCGCCTCACTGGACGTGCAGAAATTCATGAACCAGTTCGGACTGGAGCCGTGGGAGTTCGACGTCCTGGCAACACTGCGCCGGTCGGCTGCCGAGGCGCCGTTGACGCCCGGGCGACTCGCCAGCCTCACCATGATCGGTTCAGCGGCCATGACCAACCGGGTGGACCGGCTCGTAAACCGCGGCCTGGTTCATCGCGAGACCAACCCCGAGAACCGCCGGCAACTACTGATCAGCCTCACGCCAGAGGGACTCGCCTTGGTGGATGACGTGGTGGAGCACCACGTAGAGAACCAGCAGAAGATGCTCGACGGCCTGTCCAAGACGGAGCGGACACAGCTGGCGAACCTGCTGCGCAAGTTCCTGCTAACAAACGACGACGGCGAACCCTCCTAA
- a CDS encoding EamA family transporter: MSASTAVASRAGVGAPKASPRDLFITVLAPMVWGSTYLVTTEFLPADRPLLAATVRALPAGIVLMLVTRTWPRGSWWFKAAALGALNIGLFFFLLFFTAYQLPGGLAALVMSIQPLFVLFLGVLLLGERIRMAHIIACAVGAAGVGLLVLRSDATLTFVGVLAGMAAALSMAAGIVLTKRWGRPDGVGLLGFTGLQLAMGGVMLLPVTLVVEGLPGSVSVPNLAGFAYLSVIGALVAYAVWFRGIQRLPTMVVSFLGFLSPLVATVLGFVFLEESLSGWQLVGAVLVLGSVFLVQRPVRSSQRAASRHLARTNSTRNIKP; the protein is encoded by the coding sequence ATGAGTGCATCTACAGCGGTTGCCAGCAGGGCGGGAGTTGGGGCGCCCAAGGCATCCCCTCGCGACCTCTTCATCACCGTACTCGCGCCGATGGTCTGGGGCTCCACCTACCTGGTGACCACGGAGTTCCTCCCCGCCGATCGGCCGCTGCTGGCCGCAACCGTGCGGGCCCTGCCGGCGGGCATTGTGCTGATGCTCGTCACTCGAACGTGGCCGCGGGGGAGTTGGTGGTTCAAAGCCGCAGCGCTGGGCGCGCTCAACATTGGGCTGTTCTTCTTCCTGCTGTTTTTCACCGCCTACCAACTGCCGGGTGGGCTCGCAGCCCTGGTCATGTCCATCCAGCCCTTGTTTGTGCTGTTCCTCGGCGTGCTGTTGCTGGGGGAGAGGATCCGCATGGCGCACATCATTGCCTGCGCGGTTGGAGCCGCGGGTGTCGGCTTGCTCGTCCTGCGATCCGACGCGACGCTGACTTTTGTGGGTGTGCTCGCCGGGATGGCGGCGGCGCTGAGCATGGCGGCCGGCATAGTCCTCACCAAACGTTGGGGAAGGCCCGACGGCGTGGGGCTGCTTGGGTTTACTGGCCTGCAGTTAGCGATGGGTGGCGTGATGCTGCTGCCCGTGACCTTGGTTGTTGAAGGGCTGCCGGGGTCGGTTTCGGTGCCTAACCTGGCGGGTTTTGCGTACCTCAGTGTCATTGGTGCGTTGGTGGCTTACGCCGTGTGGTTCCGGGGGATCCAGCGGCTGCCCACGATGGTGGTGTCGTTCTTGGGATTCCTGAGCCCGCTTGTAGCGACGGTGCTGGGGTTCGTGTTCCTGGAGGAGTCGTTGTCGGGGTGGCAGCTGGTGGGTGCGGTGCTGGTGCTGGGGTCGGTGTTTTTGGTGCAGCGGCCGGTTCGGTCTTCTCAGCGTGCTGCATCCCGACACCTCGCGCGAACGAACTCGACCCGAAACATCAAGCCATAG
- a CDS encoding DUF3427 domain-containing protein, translating into MPEGLYELLHTTEVAANLEQVPELQASVTKVDENDTPDILSRYVADAVRNALANARPEERVALANRLLAEIQTVIRITPGPQQLLSLHRPDALKRRQLRRPSTKLSDSALLTNNRDEPNLAAELRTEIESADTVDLLCAFVRWTGLRLLEPALEQLRERGVKFRVITTTYMGATERRAIDELVRRYDAEVKISYETQATRLHAKAWLFRRNTGFDTAYVGSSNLSQAALLDGLEWNVRLSSVATPDLLKKFEVTFDSYWEQQAFQSYDPDRDGDKLDAALERNGGKRTSAPDAVTGLEIVPFLHQEEMLEGLEAERSKGFNRNLLVAATGTGKTVIAALDYKRLCEAAGRPLTLLFVAHRQEILKQSLRAYRSVLQNGAFGELFVGDHKPKYWNHVFASVQSLASLGVQTLEPDQFDIVVIDEFHHAMAPTYRQLLDHLKPQQFVGLTATPERGDGGNVANEYFGGRTASELRLWDALDADLLVPFHYFGVSDDVDLSQLEWKRGNYDTAQLDRLYTGNDARAAKVIRELRDKVTGTEHMRALGFCVSVQHAHYMAKVFNAAGIASVAVDGGTDEAERARALDQLRNREINCVFAVDLFNEGLDIPQVDTVLMLRPTQSATIFLQQLGRGLRRADDKAVLTVLDFIGQQRREFRFDLRYRALTGYGRTELKKAVEDEFPFLPSGSQIVLDRVAQKVVLDNIKTQLRFNRAQLVRDVASYGEIELAAYLLESGSDLKSIYRSTRDSWTSYLRQAQLIEGFSGLESALKGAHHDRSDTEEKKLLGRMAALIHVDDPERAEAYTMLVGADAPRYADLGPREQTFARMLFYTLWDDGGGFKTYDGGLDHLRGYPFVCREIRQIVSLGVAASKHAAKGLGVGLQHIPLLSHATYRREEILAALEYGSLDRGRNVKHREGVAWCPATATDAFFVTLNKDDEKHSATTMYKDYAISPELFHWESQNSTSPASPVGQRYLDRKAKGSQILLFTRDVAEDETGLTVPYTCLGQVDYVQHSGEKPIAITWKLHRPMPADVFATAAAVAQ; encoded by the coding sequence CTGCCGGAAGGGTTGTACGAACTTCTTCACACAACCGAAGTCGCAGCCAACCTCGAACAGGTGCCGGAGCTTCAAGCGTCGGTGACCAAGGTCGACGAGAACGACACACCGGACATACTCTCCCGGTACGTCGCCGATGCGGTTCGAAACGCGCTCGCGAACGCGAGGCCCGAAGAACGAGTCGCCCTGGCCAATCGGCTGCTCGCCGAGATCCAAACGGTCATTAGGATCACACCAGGCCCCCAGCAACTGCTCTCGCTGCATCGCCCGGATGCCCTGAAAAGGCGACAGCTCCGGCGCCCCAGCACCAAGCTCAGCGATTCGGCACTTCTGACAAACAATAGGGACGAGCCGAACCTCGCGGCTGAACTCCGAACGGAAATTGAATCAGCCGACACCGTCGATCTCCTCTGCGCGTTCGTGCGATGGACCGGTCTGCGGCTTCTTGAACCAGCGCTGGAACAACTTCGTGAGCGGGGTGTGAAGTTCAGAGTCATCACCACGACGTATATGGGCGCCACTGAACGTCGGGCCATTGATGAACTAGTACGCCGCTATGACGCCGAAGTAAAAATCAGCTACGAAACCCAAGCCACCCGGCTCCACGCAAAAGCGTGGCTGTTCCGGCGGAACACCGGCTTTGACACTGCGTACGTGGGCAGCTCCAATCTCAGCCAGGCAGCGCTTCTGGATGGCCTTGAATGGAATGTGCGACTTAGTTCTGTGGCGACGCCGGACCTGCTCAAGAAGTTCGAGGTTACTTTCGATAGTTACTGGGAACAACAGGCATTTCAGAGTTACGATCCCGATCGTGACGGCGACAAGCTGGACGCCGCCCTCGAACGCAACGGCGGCAAGCGAACCTCTGCGCCGGATGCTGTCACGGGTCTTGAAATTGTGCCTTTCCTTCATCAAGAAGAAATGCTTGAGGGCCTCGAAGCGGAGCGATCCAAAGGATTCAACAGGAATCTCCTTGTCGCCGCCACCGGCACCGGAAAGACGGTCATTGCAGCCCTCGACTACAAACGGCTCTGTGAAGCGGCAGGTAGGCCTCTTACGCTGCTTTTCGTGGCACATCGGCAGGAGATTCTGAAACAGTCGCTCCGTGCGTACAGGAGTGTTCTGCAGAATGGCGCGTTCGGAGAACTCTTCGTCGGTGACCACAAGCCAAAGTACTGGAACCATGTCTTCGCCTCAGTGCAGTCACTTGCATCGCTTGGCGTGCAGACGCTTGAGCCCGATCAATTCGACATAGTAGTCATTGACGAGTTCCACCACGCCATGGCGCCCACCTATCGCCAACTCCTGGATCATTTGAAACCTCAGCAGTTCGTCGGGCTGACTGCTACTCCAGAACGCGGCGACGGCGGCAACGTCGCCAATGAGTATTTCGGTGGTCGCACTGCCAGCGAGCTTCGTCTTTGGGATGCCTTGGACGCTGACCTGCTTGTACCATTCCACTACTTCGGCGTCTCTGACGACGTAGATCTAAGCCAACTGGAATGGAAACGCGGCAACTACGACACCGCCCAATTGGACCGCTTGTACACGGGCAATGATGCCCGGGCTGCAAAGGTCATCCGCGAGCTCCGAGACAAAGTCACTGGGACCGAACACATGCGCGCCCTGGGCTTCTGCGTTTCGGTCCAGCACGCCCACTACATGGCAAAGGTGTTTAATGCGGCCGGCATTGCATCAGTTGCCGTGGACGGTGGCACTGACGAGGCCGAAAGAGCACGTGCCCTTGACCAGCTTAGAAACCGGGAGATCAACTGCGTTTTCGCCGTGGATCTGTTCAACGAAGGCTTGGATATCCCGCAGGTGGACACGGTCCTGATGCTGCGGCCCACCCAGAGTGCCACGATTTTCTTACAGCAACTCGGACGCGGCCTACGCCGAGCGGACGACAAAGCTGTACTCACTGTCCTGGATTTCATTGGCCAACAACGCCGTGAATTCCGGTTCGATCTTCGTTACCGGGCTCTGACGGGGTACGGGAGGACGGAATTGAAGAAGGCAGTAGAGGACGAGTTTCCTTTCCTCCCGTCGGGCTCACAGATCGTGCTCGATCGGGTAGCGCAGAAGGTGGTGCTGGACAACATAAAGACGCAACTTCGTTTCAACCGTGCGCAGTTGGTTCGCGACGTTGCTTCCTATGGGGAAATCGAGTTGGCCGCGTACCTCCTAGAATCGGGCAGCGACCTGAAATCCATCTACCGGTCAACCCGCGATTCGTGGACGAGCTACCTCCGGCAAGCGCAATTGATTGAGGGCTTCTCAGGTCTTGAATCCGCGCTTAAGGGAGCACATCACGATCGTTCCGATACGGAGGAGAAGAAACTTCTGGGACGCATGGCGGCTCTCATCCACGTCGACGATCCGGAGCGAGCGGAGGCGTACACGATGCTTGTGGGCGCGGATGCGCCCCGCTACGCGGACCTGGGCCCACGGGAACAGACGTTCGCCCGGATGCTGTTCTACACACTTTGGGACGACGGAGGCGGTTTCAAGACATACGACGGCGGCCTCGACCACCTGCGAGGCTATCCGTTTGTGTGCCGCGAAATCCGACAGATTGTCAGTCTGGGCGTTGCGGCATCAAAGCACGCCGCGAAAGGGCTCGGCGTTGGGCTCCAACACATTCCACTGCTCTCGCATGCGACATACAGGCGAGAGGAGATTCTCGCCGCGCTTGAATATGGTTCGCTCGACCGCGGCAGGAATGTGAAGCACCGCGAGGGTGTCGCGTGGTGTCCCGCTACGGCCACCGACGCCTTCTTTGTCACCCTGAACAAGGACGACGAGAAGCACTCTGCGACCACCATGTACAAGGACTACGCCATCAGTCCTGAATTGTTCCACTGGGAATCGCAGAACAGCACATCGCCCGCCAGCCCTGTTGGACAGCGTTATTTGGACAGAAAAGCGAAAGGCTCGCAAATTCTGTTGTTCACCCGAGACGTTGCAGAGGACGAGACTGGTTTGACGGTCCCGTACACGTGCTTGGGTCAGGTGGACTATGTCCAGCATTCCGGTGAGAAGCCGATTGCAATTACATGGAAGCTGCACCGGCCGATGCCGGCCGACGTGTTCGCGACTGCTGCGGCCGTGGCGCAGTAA